In Metopolophium dirhodum isolate CAU chromosome 9, ASM1992520v1, whole genome shotgun sequence, the genomic window TTAATgcataaacctatatataaactagttatgttatatatacttatctatAGCTTAATGCTTTATTTGGGGCTTATTGcgagaaaatttatttttattgacccATATTTTGCGATCCACTCGAGTATTCACGTAAAATAGACTTAAATCATAATAGTCAGCTCTATAGACCAGATAACCTGTTCATGTTGGCCAGTGGGCGGCAGCGATCATAATTCGTAATTTAGGTACTAaactaattattgtttaatattttagttcgtTGTAGCAGGTACTTCGTACAGTCGGACCTAACGAGGAAGTCTTGCACACGGCCAGTACAACTTTTGTTAGTAGTTACTATATAGTATGctgtacaactgtacaagtaaCAACCCGCCCAAATTGACATGTCATTGACTCATGATTGCAAAATACAGTATCATTTTATGATTTCATCATTTATGATGGGctgtacattttatacataaaaaaaattgcgaaaATTTAGATACACTTTACAATTCTAAACATTCAAAAATACGTAGgattaattattctttttaaaataattagaaaatattaataaaaaataaaaatattttaaataaagctttgtcaatatgacatttataatattatttttctgttttatattgCAGTTAATCATAAACTATCGGTAATAAAGTAATTCATtgcttacataatatttctattcaTCGAAAAACGCTTCAGTTGACAACAATGGCATAAGAATAAATTGTCATCGGAAACAacttttttgtcacgcctgcgccgattacggttgaagcgttggaaagcgacgtttttccgtccagccggcggtaaagtgggaatcgccaaaagtaccgggcggtaaagtgggaatcgccaaaagtaccgggcggtaaagtgggaatcgccaaaagtaccgggcggtaaagtgggaatcgccaaaagtaccgggcggtaaagtgggaatcgcCAAAAATACCGGGCGGTAAAATGGAATTCCCCAAAAGTACCggtggtaaaatggaaatccccaagAGTATACTGAGCTCAGATATATCACGCGTATTCTCTGAACaaacagacactaaaatctatactgcggtcctcataaaacataaacttttggttacatcttatattcatattattataacctccttgcatgacgcgtaaacatttttctttcatgaatttgttttcgtataataatttggttgttgCATACTGCATAGATCCCCGCAtaatgcattacctttgccttgatcacatttttttattcgtattttattttaatataataattattatttatactgaaatctataccataCGGGccttataaaacataaacttatGGTTACATCTTTTATTCACATTATAGCCTccatgcatgacgcttaaaattaataaaaccaaaCCGTTTCTTtcgtgaaatattgttttcgtataatagtctggttgttgcttGGATCCCAGCctgaattacctttgccgtgatggcGCGATCAATGgacgcagaggcgtgacaagaAATAGTATCcgtacaatatactatttcagCTAACTTTCGTCATTCACAACATGAAAATTCTCCGGAGGATAATCACGGTCCGATGATCGTCATCAACAGATTATCGAAAAACACTAAGACActgtaagttattttattttattttcacttaaTAGGTTTACACAATAGGACTCAATAGGTAGCATTATATCTAtcttttgatatatatatatatatataatcaatacaataattaatgtgtACGGGATATACGAGTGGTGAGTACACGACTGTACATTAATAAGGCATTGAGCAAATGTGatggtatatcgtatatgtataGTGTAAATTAAAAGTACAATCCAAAGGCTTGAGCGAGAAGCCACCCGCGCTCCGACGAAACTTTAGGGGTAATTGTCATGGTAGACCGCGAACTTCTTCCAAGAACTAAGAAGTTTCAACAAAAAACACGCGAATGAAATAATTCAATGCCTTTGCCATAAATGTCATAATTTACAGTTGTGCacgattttaagtttttaactatacccataatacaacttttaaacataaatataaattgtacaaacacTACAAACACGTCGAAATCATTAGCtcgatatgatataattattatatagctatatcttcttgaaaataaatttaaaaaacataaatgaaaaataaatacgaaagTTATTTAGTATAgatcataaacattttataaatgcataTGGGGATTATggatatgacaataatattctaGTAGctttatctaaatttaaatatctcatATAGTATTATCTCCAGACGACCATGTCACAGTTGAGACACCCCGTGGCCCTTGTAtacgattaataatattgcaatctatacatattattataataagtacttattaaataatcactaattaatatgtatttaaaaatagtttatttctgGAAACGTCAAACGTTATTGTCCCATCGGAGAGTTTATGCCGCGTATAGCAATGCATTTATAAAGTCCAATTAAATCCAAATCGAATTAAAAGATGGCCAATTTGACTATTATAGCCCAGTCGAATTAGGCGAAAATTGTGCTATAGCTCGTCATTGCATCATTCTACTTCTAGCGGTATACGAATATTTACGATCTATACTCCGATATTCgtataattgttgtataatgtacttattataCACGTGAATGTAATTTTGTAAAGTGATTACAATTCGTATACCACGGCGGCAATGCCGGACaataacgaaataatatattatgatttataagtgCTGTTGGTCTGTTCGTTAGCCAACGtgctagttattttatatttcaataatttaaatttaaaagaaagtttttgccacaaaacgtatattaaatagaaattcgctagactaaaccggtgtgaaaaataatgcaccgggatgtttggaccatatcatttacatggttcattatcccggtgcgggataatgtgggataattttaaaccggtttagtctagcgaatttctatataatatacatatgtatattattataatttactgtaaattatgatttacttatatttttaaatgttagcgGGTTTTTTTTAACGAGAATATTAGAATTCATACGACATGATGTTGGTAAAGTATTTTCACCGGTTTGTAGCTGCTGCTGATAAACAAGATTGTATTTTCATTGTCATTCTGTAATCGTAATATCGTATCACTCGACACTCTTGTTATCACGTGTGGGGTAGTAATATTTTAGTGGTCGGTTTATCACTTCATTtaatgtcattactcattaactCACTTCTTTCTCTTTGcatcattttaatacatatttaaggCTTaagcacatttttaaaaaaaaaacatttttaatttattaagtataaaaacacatatttacaaaaattacacaATGTTGATCAAAGTCAAGACTCTAACAGGAAAAGAGGCAAGTAGTACACTTAATATATACCCattgctatattattgtttgtacttattgttatatgtttttaatttttcattgtagATTGAAATCGATATAGAACCTACAGATAGAGTTGAAAGAATTAAAGAAAGAGTTGAAGAAAAAGAGGGCATTCCACCTCAGCAACAGAGATTGATTTTTTCCGGAAAACAGATGTAAGACTGAATTTCACATAATCTATTTTACCTGTACCTAATTAACCTTTTTGCTTTCAGGAACGATGAAAAGACTGCTCAAGATTACAAAGTTCAAGGAGGATCTGTATTACATTTGGTATTAGCATTAAGAGGAGGTATTTTCCAATCCGTTTAATAATGTGTAAAAACGATCATAACTCtgatttcaaacttttttttttcaactattttatttatttccattcATATGTAACtgaattcaacaataataaataaatgaaatatttactataatcaactattaaaaatgtgtgtattaaatttgattttgattatCTAACGTGGCTGGATGTCTAcgttagaacaaaaaaaaaacattttctcatcgatttaatattatcaaaaatatgaatttgttaAACTGGACACTGTAAACAAACCCATACTAATACAGGAGGGCTTATTACTTCATGcttttgagtatttttttggGAAGTgcatgattaaaatattgaaaataagatttgatacttaaaataaatataatataatttaccaattttgtttcattgaattttaattgaaatgcaTGCTTATATTGTTACTTTGAAGCAAatagattaaaatgtaatatttttttttaactacatcTAAAATTCATGTAGgtgtatagttaataataaggagttaatttattttaccaacatttaatttttcatggttttttcaagcatttcaatattttcttattatttgtcCGTTTAATTTTGTTCCATTAGTGCTAAATTATTGCATTACTGCAGTTTTagtgtttttcataatttttttttaattggtttattaattatccatatcatatttatttgttagatatttaattaaatgtaaatcttAGTTATCACttacactaaattattttacttattttattacttacagTTTTTATGCCAAAAAGTAacccgttatattataatttataatcataaacaGTGGTAGTGTTAGGTTAAGCAGTGCGAAACGGGCAGCTAGGTAATTGGAGTGATCATGCAGTTGGTTTTATTTTCACCGCATTGGTGGGCGCCTGGCCTTAGTGTAATCATTGTGATGTGcagataaaatatagtaaatttatCAATTCTTTGTGTTGATTGTGCTGAACggaaaattgaaatattctctattaaaagtgatttattttgttaacagTTCAATAATGTTaaccatatatattcaataacgAATTTGAGTTTTAaccaaaaaattgaattttcttaatatattattttataagtaagtagtatatttttattaattttatttgagtaatttattgatatgatgaacattataatatttattttatatgtatgtacctaacCTTGATTGTAGAGGTAGGTAATGTtgtgtacctatttttatacaTCACTAATAGCCAATCACTATAATACTAATGAAATTGACAAACACTATGAAgagtaaacattttgaaaaattctaaaaaatgtatattaggaCAAGGAGTTGATCAAAGTGAATTGAAAACTGTTAAGTCTTGTTTAGGCTGTTTAAGGCAAGAAGCCTAAAGGTGATAAActcagtataaatattttgataccaacttatttttaaatacattttaagtttcaactaattacttatcaataaaaattataactaaataaaaaaaatgtattttattttgtttatgtaggtaatacattttcagtTCAAAGAAAATTCTTATTATAGGTAACCTACAGTtactaaaagttataatttttataataatttgtaaacaatataaaattaaacatccaATAAAATCTAGTCTAagcataataaattgtttacaaatgaaaaatataaacaaaattacgtATTTATGTGCATGATGAATCTTTGGTATGAATTATATAACATGTCAATAATCAATATGTACATTtgatttatacattaataaattattatttattttcttaaactgTATAGACTAGtataagaaacattttaaaagcgtattaatcttaaaattttgaataggATAATGATTAAtcttatatatgtacctaccaacCTAATTCTATCAAATTCATAGTAATActactaacaatattatacataaaacaatctaattgttaacttattaaatatttattgatgtacTTTTATCATAACTAGTGAAAATAtggttaaatgttaaaatatttgttgctGTGATTGaagttatgattattattggtAATCAAACTTGTTAACTCTGTATAACAATGCTTGATTACTGGAAATTGTCTTCTGGGAGGCTTTTTATTGTTATCTGGTATTGTACAGTCtgttgttattaactttttgcTTTTATATCGCCGATTTTGAAACCAAATTTTTACTTGAGTTGGAGTCAACCTCAGTCTTAATGCCATTGCTTCTCGCTCTGTAGCCGATAAATAACGCTGTTGATTGAACCGGTGTTCCAATTCTGATATTACATCCTAaagaaataatcaaataaaaatattgttaaatgttaatcaattatacaatatacattagcCCAATGTACAATTTACCcaagtgtaaaaatatttatgttttcataaaagagttatttggtataattaaaattttaaatccttaaaaaaaaattatagacttaTTTATTAAGATCTAAATTATGATTGACACTTGTAAATATTTGCAAGGATTTAAATTTACaggaggtacctattatatattttttcttagaatccaaaaatatataaaaaaataaaataatttatggtaaTTATTAGCTTAAAATTTAAGCAAAATTCAcccaaaacattaaatatattaaaaattgatggTATTTGTTTGAAACCAACAGTAACCATTTAGATTCTGGACCGTTTTATGcaataatctaaaattaatgatatttacaagtttaaagataataataaaataaatataattatttttatatgactattataaaatatatgttattcagtacatatctattaaaatttctaaaataatttgtcaTCAATTTGACTATTCAGTAATTTTGTTAGGTACTAACAACCTGTTGACTTTTCAAAGTAACATATAGTGGCACAAGTACCTAATTAGTGGCACAATTTCAATCAATACTTGGGAGTGCTGAATCCACTTTCAGTTAATTTTTCAGTTTACAAAAGGCATAAATCATGAAGGTGCTAATCCCCTCCAAATTGCACTTTGTACCTATGCAGGTAGgtagattaataatataaatacatgcaTGTAAGCATGTAACTGTTTATACCTGAGAAAATAGTACTCTAGGTTTCCGTTTCGCTCTTTGTCTTTGGCTCGTTGATGATTTATTCATAGATTTCTTTTGGTCACAtctgtttattatttgtttattatttaaagttgattctataaaaaaataaaaaaaatattagattaaatactttttaattaactatgtaactatgtaagtcTAATAGGTACATTTCAGAAAACGAAATCAATATGTCAAAGAAATGTATCCCCATTAAGGCTTagataaagaatattttaaaaatgtttatctttaCTATGTATTACCTATTCACCTATTTGATTACCTAATGATTTGCTAGGCTTGTCAACGCCTCAAAGAATAATCCTAAATATGCCATTTCTTCAAAAGTAGTATGCGTAGGTAATACTATttgtaagtttaaaattaaacacgaacggtacttaaaat contains:
- the LOC132952124 gene encoding NEDD8; translation: MLIKVKTLTGKEIEIDIEPTDRVERIKERVEEKEGIPPQQQRLIFSGKQMNDEKTAQDYKVQGGSVLHLVLALRGGIFQSV